The Salvelinus fontinalis isolate EN_2023a chromosome 39, ASM2944872v1, whole genome shotgun sequence genome has a window encoding:
- the LOC129838474 gene encoding uncharacterized protein LOC129838474 isoform X2, translating into MIIHMPTFNQEFFENKKMQRKMETLGIPTSPEGASSGSMYLVTLFIVNQIAAKKENNDQPKITRITDDKGGPKSMREGPLKFPITSFPCGEPAFVQVWFIDCCSQLSPVLESNMSDTSTSDYQQHITLSPFSSASSSVYSSGADMFSLQQRAQVQPQPHCSPRPPWDISTSEQPQPGGRRECASWATGPSGPKQQLSMTPPVSKVWFGGTEPEFPTALMSAHLVLETLTMVLRNAGNHRPVTLQEEVALFQTLMMTRWRIITSVNRLDPLSPIQRGPVLKRSLSSARPHHIGTHSNGVTLSLNPDRTRHPLGLNAQGTVETTREIIETREGWRASTTQRDGQAVYSCR; encoded by the exons ATGATAATACATATGCCCACATTTAATCAGGAATTCTTTGAAAATAAGAAAATGCAGAGAAAGATGGAAACCTTAGGAATACCAACCTCTCCTGAAGGAGCCAGCTCTGGAAGTATGTACCTGGTGACTTTATTCATAGTTAACCagattgctgcaaagaaagaaaACAATG ATCAGCCAAAGATAACTCGCATCACTGATGATAAGGGAGGACCCAAGTCAATGAGGGAGGGGCCCCTGAAGTTCCCCATCACCTCTTTCCCTTGTGGAGAGCCAGCCTTTGTACAGGTATGGTTCATTGATTGTTGCTCTCAGCTCTCACCAGTGCTGGAGTCAAACATGTCAGACACCAGTACGTCAGACTACCAGCAACACATCACCCTGAGCCCCTTCTCCTCGGCATCGTCGTCAGTCTACTCCTCAGGGGCAGACATGTTCTCCCTCCAGCAGAGAGCACAGGTCCAGCCACAGCCACACTGCTCCCCTAGACCACCCTGGGATATCTCCACCTCAGAGCAACCACAG ccaggagggaggagagagtgtgCCTCGTGGGCCACAGGACCAAGTGGACCCAAACAGCAGCTGAGCATGACCCCCCCAGTATCCAAAGTATGGTTTGGAGGCACAGAGCCTGA GTTTCCAACTGCACTGATGTCAGCTCAT CTTGTCCTGGAAACACTCACCATGGTCCTAAGGAATGCTGGGAATCATCGCCCAGTTACTCTCCAAGAGGAGGTTGCTTTATTTCAGACGCTGATGATGAC GAGGTGGAGGATTATCACCAGTGTCAACAGGTTGGATCCTCTAAGTCCCATTCAGAGAGGTCCTGTATTGAAGAGATCCCTGTCCTCAGCCAGGCCTCATCACATTGGAACACACAGCAACGGGGTCACCCTCAGTCTCAACCCAGACCGTACACGCCACCCACTAGGCCTCAATGCACAGGGCACTGTGGAAACGACCAGAGAGATCATAGAGACCAGAGAGGGTTGGAGAGCTTCGACTACACAGAGAGACGGTCAGGCTGTGTATAGTTGCAGATGA
- the LOC129838474 gene encoding uncharacterized protein LOC129838474 isoform X1, with product MIIHMPTFNQEFFENKKMQRKMETLGIPTSPEGASSGSMYLVTLFIVNQIAAKKENNDQPKITRITDDKGGPKSMREGPLKFPITSFPCGEPAFVQVWFIDCCSQLSPVLESNMSDTSTSDYQQHITLSPFSSASSSVYSSGADMFSLQQRAQVQPQPHCSPRPPWDISTSEQPQPGGRRECASWATGPSGPKQQLSMTPPVSKVWFGGTEPEFPTALMSAHPGGDLPADVSSACPGNTHHGPKECWESSPSYSPRGGCFISDADDDEVEDYHQCQQVGSSKSHSERSCIEEIPVLSQASSHWNTQQRGHPQSQPRPYTPPTRPQCTGHCGNDQRDHRDQRGLESFDYTERRSGCV from the exons ATGATAATACATATGCCCACATTTAATCAGGAATTCTTTGAAAATAAGAAAATGCAGAGAAAGATGGAAACCTTAGGAATACCAACCTCTCCTGAAGGAGCCAGCTCTGGAAGTATGTACCTGGTGACTTTATTCATAGTTAACCagattgctgcaaagaaagaaaACAATG ATCAGCCAAAGATAACTCGCATCACTGATGATAAGGGAGGACCCAAGTCAATGAGGGAGGGGCCCCTGAAGTTCCCCATCACCTCTTTCCCTTGTGGAGAGCCAGCCTTTGTACAGGTATGGTTCATTGATTGTTGCTCTCAGCTCTCACCAGTGCTGGAGTCAAACATGTCAGACACCAGTACGTCAGACTACCAGCAACACATCACCCTGAGCCCCTTCTCCTCGGCATCGTCGTCAGTCTACTCCTCAGGGGCAGACATGTTCTCCCTCCAGCAGAGAGCACAGGTCCAGCCACAGCCACACTGCTCCCCTAGACCACCCTGGGATATCTCCACCTCAGAGCAACCACAG ccaggagggaggagagagtgtgCCTCGTGGGCCACAGGACCAAGTGGACCCAAACAGCAGCTGAGCATGACCCCCCCAGTATCCAAAGTATGGTTTGGAGGCACAGAGCCTGA GTTTCCAACTGCACTGATGTCAGCTCAT cctggTGGAGACTTACCTGCAGACGTGTCTTCAGCTTGTCCTGGAAACACTCACCATGGTCCTAAGGAATGCTGGGAATCATCGCCCAGTTACTCTCCAAGAGGAGGTTGCTTTATTTCAGACGCTGATGATGAC GAGGTGGAGGATTATCACCAGTGTCAACAGGTTGGATCCTCTAAGTCCCATTCAGAGAGGTCCTGTATTGAAGAGATCCCTGTCCTCAGCCAGGCCTCATCACATTGGAACACACAGCAACGGGGTCACCCTCAGTCTCAACCCAGACCGTACACGCCACCCACTAGGCCTCAATGCACAGGGCACTGTGGAAACGACCAGAGAGATCATAGAGACCAGAGAGGGTTGGAGAGCTTCGACTACACAGAGAGACGGTCAGGCTGTGTATAG